One segment of Nostoc flagelliforme CCNUN1 DNA contains the following:
- a CDS encoding glycosyltransferase, protein MTHFGLICPASTGHLNTMLPLGKELQNRGHQVTLFAFSDAQPKTLAAGLEFRAIGESQFPSGITSESLAKLGKLSGLAALKYTVNLLKEGADVMLRDAPPAIKEAGVEALLVDQVMPEGGSVAEFLGLPFISVCSAVVLNREESVPPFITNWGYSRAWWAQLRNRVGYKLLDRIGKPIREVIADYRQEWKLPPHFSANENYSLLAQISQQPAQLEFPRENLPQWFHFTGPYHSPTGREVPDFPYEKLTGQPLIYASMGTVQNRLLGVFKSIAEACNDLDAQLVISLGGSATPEALGSLAGNPLVVGYAPQLELLQKANLTITHAGMNTTLESLNNGVPMVAIPVANDQPGVAARVAWAGAGEAIPLSRVNVPKLRTAIQKVLTEDSYKQNAVRLQEAIQKAGGVSRAIDIVEQVVATGKPVLA, encoded by the coding sequence ATGACTCATTTTGGACTGATTTGCCCAGCATCAACTGGTCATCTCAACACTATGCTTCCCTTGGGAAAAGAACTGCAAAATCGAGGTCATCAAGTTACTCTATTCGCCTTTTCCGATGCTCAACCAAAGACATTAGCCGCAGGACTAGAATTTAGGGCGATTGGAGAATCTCAGTTTCCTTCTGGGATAACGTCAGAATCTTTGGCTAAGTTGGGGAAATTGAGTGGACTTGCTGCATTGAAATATACCGTCAATCTGCTCAAAGAAGGGGCAGATGTTATGCTCAGGGATGCACCACCAGCAATTAAAGAAGCGGGTGTGGAGGCACTTTTAGTAGACCAAGTTATGCCAGAGGGGGGAAGTGTTGCAGAATTTTTAGGACTTCCCTTTATTAGTGTTTGCAGTGCTGTAGTACTTAATCGAGAAGAGAGTGTTCCTCCATTTATAACAAACTGGGGCTATAGCCGAGCTTGGTGGGCGCAACTGCGTAACAGAGTGGGTTATAAGTTGTTAGATCGCATCGGCAAACCAATTAGAGAGGTAATAGCCGACTATCGCCAAGAGTGGAAGTTACCCCCACACTTCAGTGCTAATGAAAATTATTCTCTACTAGCTCAAATTAGTCAACAGCCTGCCCAATTGGAATTTCCAAGGGAAAATTTGCCCCAGTGGTTCCATTTTACAGGCCCTTATCATAGTCCAACTGGTCGGGAAGTTCCTGATTTTCCTTATGAAAAGTTAACTGGGCAACCCTTAATTTACGCTTCAATGGGGACTGTCCAAAATCGCCTATTAGGAGTTTTCAAATCTATTGCCGAAGCTTGTAATGATTTGGATGCCCAACTAGTGATTTCGTTAGGTGGTTCTGCAACTCCAGAGGCTTTGGGAAGTTTGGCGGGAAATCCGCTAGTTGTTGGTTATGCACCCCAATTGGAATTGCTGCAAAAAGCGAATCTCACCATTACCCACGCGGGCATGAATACTACTTTGGAGTCCTTAAATAATGGTGTGCCAATGGTTGCCATTCCCGTTGCTAACGATCAACCAGGAGTAGCAGCGCGTGTAGCTTGGGCTGGTGCTGGTGAGGCTATACCCCTGAGTCGTGTGAATGTTCCTAAACTGCGAACTGCTATCCAAAAGGTGTTGACGGAAGATTCTTATAAACAGAATGCAGTCAGGTTACAAGAGGCAATTCAGAAAGCAGGGGGTGTAAGTCGAGCCATTGATATTGTGGAACAAGTTGTTGCTACAGGAAAGCCTGTTTTAGCTTAG
- a CDS encoding tetratricopeptide repeat protein yields the protein MIKLIGIFLSLLLMFGWGTPVMAQSQPPITQEQLKQGDEWANQAFIATNQGDFATAETYWTKIIEQFPTNAGAWSNRGNSRVSQNKLQEALADYNKAIELAPNVTDPYLNRGAALEGMGKWEDAIADYNHVLELDPNDAMAYNNRGNAKTGLGKWEDAIADYKKSNEIAPNFAFARANYALALYETGQKEQAIREMRNIARKYSKFADVRAALTAAYWVNGEQGEAESNWVAAYGLDSRYKDIDWVKNIRRWPPSMVSALDKFLKIK from the coding sequence ATGATTAAGTTGATTGGTATTTTTCTCAGTCTGTTACTTATGTTTGGCTGGGGTACTCCAGTTATGGCACAATCTCAGCCGCCCATTACTCAAGAACAGTTAAAACAAGGCGATGAGTGGGCAAATCAAGCGTTTATAGCGACGAATCAAGGTGACTTTGCTACGGCTGAAACTTACTGGACAAAGATTATTGAGCAATTTCCCACAAATGCGGGGGCGTGGAGTAACCGGGGAAATTCGCGGGTGAGTCAGAATAAGTTACAAGAGGCGCTGGCAGATTATAACAAAGCCATAGAACTAGCACCGAATGTTACCGATCCTTACTTGAATCGGGGGGCGGCGTTGGAAGGGATGGGAAAATGGGAAGATGCGATCGCAGATTATAATCATGTCTTAGAACTTGATCCTAATGATGCAATGGCGTACAACAATCGCGGAAATGCCAAAACAGGTTTAGGAAAATGGGAAGATGCGATCGCAGATTACAAAAAATCTAATGAGATAGCTCCAAATTTTGCCTTCGCTCGTGCTAACTACGCCCTCGCTCTTTATGAAACAGGTCAAAAAGAGCAAGCAATCCGTGAAATGCGAAATATCGCCCGTAAATACTCCAAATTTGCTGATGTGCGTGCCGCCCTCACAGCTGCATATTGGGTAAATGGAGAACAAGGTGAAGCCGAAAGCAACTGGGTAGCAGCTTATGGACTTGATAGCCGCTATAAAGATATCGACTGGGTAAAAAATATCCGTCGTTGGCCGCCCAGTATGGTATCAGCTTTAGATAAATTTTTGAAAATCAAATAG
- the ruvB gene encoding Holliday junction branch migration DNA helicase RuvB has product MAIISSKKQPPEPNGEPKQGRESAKAPSTENILKPEAAIDEQEQQEEGIRPHRFADYIGQKDLKDVLDIAIKAAKSRGEVLDHLLLYGPPGLGKTTMAMILASEMGVNYKITSAPALERPRDIVGLLVNMKPGDILFVDEIHRLSRMTEEILYPAMEDYRLDITIGKGSSARIRSLPLSKFTLVGATTRVGALTSPLRDRFGLIQKLRFYEVDELTQIVLRTAQLLKTPVTEDGATEIARRSRGTPRIANRLLKRVRDYAEVRISGEINESIASEALQLFQVDPCGLDWTDRQMLSVIIEQFNGGPVGLETMAAATGEDTQTIEEVYEPYLMQIGYLTRTHRGRMATKAAYKHLGFTPPNEQLSLL; this is encoded by the coding sequence ATGGCGATAATCTCATCGAAAAAACAGCCTCCAGAACCCAACGGAGAACCAAAGCAGGGTCGAGAGTCCGCGAAAGCACCATCCACAGAAAATATTTTGAAGCCTGAAGCTGCTATTGATGAGCAAGAACAGCAGGAAGAGGGTATTCGACCACACCGATTTGCTGATTACATTGGGCAAAAAGATTTAAAGGATGTACTAGATATTGCCATCAAAGCAGCCAAGTCTCGTGGTGAGGTGCTAGATCACTTGCTGCTGTATGGGCCGCCAGGATTGGGCAAAACCACAATGGCAATGATTTTAGCATCCGAAATGGGGGTAAATTACAAAATTACTAGTGCGCCAGCGCTAGAACGTCCACGGGATATTGTCGGGCTACTGGTGAACATGAAACCAGGAGATATCTTATTTGTGGATGAAATTCATCGCCTCTCGCGGATGACAGAGGAAATTCTCTATCCAGCAATGGAAGATTATCGCTTAGATATTACTATTGGTAAGGGTTCTAGCGCTCGGATTAGAAGTTTGCCGCTATCAAAGTTTACGCTAGTGGGAGCTACAACGCGTGTGGGTGCATTAACTTCACCACTGCGCGATCGCTTTGGTTTAATTCAAAAACTCAGATTTTACGAAGTTGACGAACTGACTCAAATTGTACTGCGAACCGCTCAATTACTCAAAACACCCGTTACAGAAGATGGTGCCACAGAAATTGCCCGTCGTTCACGCGGAACACCACGAATTGCTAATAGATTACTTAAGCGAGTCCGTGATTATGCGGAAGTGAGAATTTCTGGGGAGATTAATGAAAGCATCGCATCTGAAGCATTGCAACTATTCCAAGTAGATCCCTGCGGTTTAGATTGGACAGACCGTCAGATGCTGAGTGTGATAATTGAACAATTTAACGGCGGCCCAGTGGGGTTAGAAACAATGGCAGCAGCGACGGGTGAAGATACCCAAACAATTGAAGAGGTGTACGAACCTTACCTCATGCAGATTGGGTATTTAACTAGAACTCATCGCGGCAGGATGGCGACTAAGGCAGCATATAAGCATTTGGGATTCACGCCGCCTAATGAACAGTTGTCATTATTGTAA
- the hisF gene encoding imidazole glycerol phosphate synthase subunit HisF has protein sequence MLSKRILPCLDVKAGRVVKGVNFVNLQDAGDPVELAKVYNEAGADELVFLDITATHEDRATILDVVYRTAEQVFIPLTVGGGIQSLENVKALLRAGADKVSINSAAVRDPDLINRASDRFGNQCIVVAIDARRRNNPENPGWDVYVRGGRENTGLDALLWAQEVEKRGAGELLVTSMDADGTQAGYDIEITRAIADAVEIPVIASGGAGNCEHIYTALTEGKAEAALLASLLHYGQLSVAEIKNYLRDRNVPVRTFS, from the coding sequence ATGTTATCTAAAAGAATCTTACCGTGCTTAGATGTGAAGGCGGGACGGGTTGTAAAAGGAGTTAACTTTGTAAATCTCCAAGATGCAGGCGATCCGGTAGAACTGGCAAAGGTTTACAATGAAGCCGGTGCTGATGAGTTAGTATTTCTGGATATTACAGCTACTCATGAAGACCGAGCTACAATTTTAGATGTCGTCTACCGGACTGCTGAACAGGTCTTTATTCCATTGACTGTGGGTGGTGGCATTCAATCCTTAGAAAATGTTAAAGCTTTGTTACGAGCCGGCGCAGATAAGGTTAGTATTAATTCTGCGGCGGTGCGTGATCCAGACTTGATTAATCGGGCCAGCGATCGCTTTGGTAACCAGTGCATAGTTGTTGCTATTGATGCCAGACGCCGAAATAACCCGGAGAATCCAGGTTGGGATGTGTATGTGCGGGGTGGCAGGGAAAATACAGGCTTAGATGCTCTACTGTGGGCACAAGAAGTTGAAAAACGGGGGGCCGGAGAACTGCTAGTCACAAGTATGGATGCTGATGGAACCCAAGCCGGGTATGACATCGAGATCACACGGGCAATTGCCGATGCTGTAGAAATTCCAGTCATTGCTTCAGGTGGTGCAGGTAATTGTGAACATATCTACACAGCCCTAACTGAAGGCAAAGCTGAAGCAGCATTACTTGCATCTCTGTTACATTACGGACAATTAAGCGTAGCAGAAATCAAAAATTATTTGCGCGATCGCAATGTGCCAGTAAGAACATTCTCTTGA
- a CDS encoding glycoside hydrolase family 25 domain-containing protein has protein sequence MKELRVRKNGNKCLLRWTQQDEDYSLTWGHWDNPEEKARLSYCGKLIYQDCLIGQFDTTLTKYNLWLQGITYSGGVKPAESRLPPLIQMLEQRIENHYNSADVGLLGSLKAYKKLIKTSADAQAFMKWLIDNRGLP, from the coding sequence ATGAAAGAACTAAGGGTTAGAAAGAATGGTAACAAGTGCCTGCTTAGGTGGACTCAGCAAGATGAAGACTACTCCCTAACTTGGGGCCATTGGGATAATCCTGAAGAGAAAGCTAGGTTATCCTACTGTGGTAAATTAATATACCAAGATTGTTTAATAGGTCAATTTGATACTACCCTTACTAAATATAACCTTTGGTTACAGGGTATAACTTATAGTGGTGGAGTTAAGCCTGCTGAGTCCAGGTTACCTCCTCTAATACAGATGTTAGAGCAGAGGATAGAAAATCACTATAACAGTGCTGATGTAGGTCTGCTGGGATCTTTGAAAGCATATAAAAAGCTTATTAAAACCTCAGCAGATGCTCAGGCATTCATGAAGTGGTTAATAGATAATAGAGGACTTCCTTGA
- a CDS encoding PDDEXK family nuclease — translation MLEQLSFLIKRYNLQWILFEGEMKFVVCKLCQAKGVDSKDFAKNYIKNGKCYLPGKFEIIDGNRLKFFKYAFNHQYRDNLYKARRLWITDSFGACSYMLLNTCLEPTGMRFKETDMEKEYQFHFGGDRQFRLNSGRADIVVDGEVIELKRETIDCNAVGQLLRYLKSSGKLKGRLVAPAIHPDALYLILFINQLGFEIKYTKVIIQATKIV, via the coding sequence GTGTTAGAACAATTAAGTTTTCTAATTAAAAGATATAACCTTCAATGGATTTTATTTGAAGGTGAAATGAAGTTTGTAGTTTGTAAGCTCTGTCAAGCTAAAGGGGTTGATTCAAAAGACTTTGCTAAAAACTATATTAAAAATGGAAAATGTTATCTCCCTGGTAAATTTGAAATAATCGATGGAAATAGATTGAAATTTTTTAAGTACGCCTTTAATCATCAGTATAGAGATAACCTTTATAAAGCTAGAAGATTATGGATAACTGATTCTTTTGGTGCATGTAGCTATATGCTGTTAAACACCTGTCTAGAGCCTACAGGTATGAGATTTAAAGAAACTGATATGGAAAAGGAATATCAATTTCATTTTGGAGGTGACAGACAATTTAGATTAAATTCAGGCAGAGCAGATATTGTTGTTGATGGTGAAGTGATTGAGCTTAAAAGAGAGACTATAGATTGCAATGCTGTTGGGCAGCTACTACGTTATCTTAAAAGCAGTGGTAAACTTAAAGGCAGATTAGTGGCTCCTGCTATTCATCCAGATGCACTATATCTAATTCTGTTTATAAATCAGCTAGGATTTGAAATTAAATATACAAAGGTAATTATTCAGGCTACCAAAATAGTTTAA
- a CDS encoding recombinase family protein: protein MKIAGYARLSTREQARGQTLEQQIDRLKKAGATEIYHDLESGRKDSREQFQKLISDAEANKISKIICTRVDRFSRNMVTTVSTAKKLFEQYRVTLLFLDDPDMNLDSSDGLFMFTLKASLAQRESDQISERVRHGKEYQRANGLAVSTKPPYGYIINKQRKYELDKRPTLCLLSQRPDNYLFNKEYYSEL, encoded by the coding sequence ATGAAAATAGCAGGATATGCAAGGCTTAGTACAAGGGAGCAAGCCAGAGGACAGACCTTAGAACAGCAGATAGATAGATTAAAAAAAGCTGGTGCTACAGAAATCTATCATGATTTAGAAAGTGGAAGGAAAGATTCAAGAGAGCAATTTCAAAAGCTTATTAGTGATGCTGAAGCAAACAAAATATCTAAAATTATATGTACAAGAGTAGATAGATTTAGTAGAAATATGGTAACTACCGTATCAACTGCAAAGAAACTATTTGAGCAGTATAGGGTCACATTACTATTTTTAGATGATCCAGATATGAATTTGGACTCTTCTGATGGATTGTTTATGTTTACCTTGAAAGCTTCTTTAGCTCAAAGAGAAAGTGATCAGATATCAGAAAGAGTAAGACATGGTAAAGAGTATCAAAGAGCTAATGGATTAGCTGTAAGTACTAAGCCTCCTTATGGATATATTATAAATAAACAGAGAAAGTATGAACTTGATAAAAGACCTACGCTATGCTTGCTATCTCAACGCCCAGATAATTATCTATTTAATAAAGAATATTATTCTGAACTATAG
- a CDS encoding restriction endonuclease subunit S, which yields MKEWVVTKLGNVADFYNGGAWSPDEYVDSGINVVRVTDISNGTISLDNCKYLSPASLDKYKKHTLFTGDLIITTVGSHPTQPGSVVGRAAIVPDNVQGALLNQNAVRITPSSVFLDKVYLGYLGKSQFFRDYIIQCARGSANQVRMSIGLLKEMEIPLPPLPTQCKIASILSAYDDLIENNTRRIKILEEMARSLYHEWFVKFRFPGHGQVKMVESELGLIPEGWEVRKLEQLGLLARGKSKHRPRNDPSLFGGIYPFIQTGEVKEASLYVTNYTQTYNDNGLAQSKLWESGTLLITIAANIAETAIINFQACFPDSVVGFVPNTYLVSAEFIKYSIDTLKIRMQNVSKGTTQDNLSLEKIKIFNFLVPEQEIMQLFISRTNPLFSQMKNLLLKNHNLRQTRDLLLPKLISGEIDVESLDTSTQDVAA from the coding sequence ATGAAAGAATGGGTAGTAACAAAACTAGGAAACGTTGCTGATTTTTATAATGGTGGAGCATGGAGTCCAGATGAATACGTAGATTCAGGAATTAATGTAGTAAGAGTAACTGATATTTCTAATGGAACTATCAGCTTGGATAACTGTAAATATTTATCTCCCGCTAGTTTAGATAAATATAAAAAACATACTTTATTCACAGGCGATTTAATAATTACAACAGTAGGTTCACATCCTACACAACCAGGCTCAGTAGTTGGAAGAGCAGCTATTGTTCCTGATAATGTACAGGGTGCTTTACTGAATCAAAATGCTGTTAGAATCACGCCAAGCAGTGTATTTTTAGATAAAGTGTATTTAGGCTATTTAGGAAAATCCCAGTTTTTTCGGGATTACATAATACAATGTGCCAGAGGTTCTGCTAATCAAGTACGAATGAGCATTGGGCTTCTTAAAGAAATGGAAATTCCATTGCCTCCACTCCCCACCCAATGTAAAATAGCATCAATTCTCTCAGCGTATGATGACCTAATTGAAAACAACACAAGACGCATCAAGATATTAGAAGAAATGGCGCGATCGCTCTACCATGAGTGGTTTGTCAAATTCCGCTTCCCTGGTCATGGACAGGTGAAGATGGTTGAGTCAGAGTTGGGGTTAATTCCTGAAGGGTGGGAAGTTAGAAAACTTGAACAGCTTGGATTGCTAGCAAGAGGAAAATCTAAACATCGTCCAAGAAATGACCCTTCTTTGTTTGGTGGTATTTACCCTTTCATTCAAACAGGAGAAGTTAAAGAAGCATCTTTATATGTTACAAATTATACTCAAACTTATAATGATAATGGTTTAGCTCAAAGTAAACTATGGGAATCAGGAACACTATTAATTACAATAGCTGCCAATATTGCAGAAACAGCAATAATAAATTTTCAGGCTTGTTTTCCAGATAGTGTAGTTGGCTTCGTACCAAATACTTATTTAGTAAGCGCAGAATTTATTAAATACTCTATTGATACTCTGAAAATCAGAATGCAAAATGTTTCTAAAGGTACTACTCAAGATAACTTAAGCTTAGAAAAAATAAAAATATTTAATTTTTTAGTCCCTGAACAAGAGATTATGCAGTTATTTATTAGTAGGACTAATCCTCTGTTTTCACAGATGAAGAATTTACTTTTGAAAAATCACAACCTCCGCCAAACCCGCGACCTACTCCTCCCCAAACTCATCTCAGGAGAAATAGATGTAGAGTCACTAGATACCAGTACACAAGATGTAGCTGCTTAG
- a CDS encoding type I restriction endonuclease subunit R codes for MYPSHPDSEEALENSTIELFSQLQWETANCYHETFGINSTLDRETKDQVVLVSKLRTALEKLNSDLPTEAIQLAIEELTRDRSTLSLVNANYEIYQLLKDGVKVSFKNDDGEEQVETVQVIDWNIPDNNDFFLASQFWVTGEMYTRRADLVGFINGLPLVFIELKAHHKRLELAYKKNLSDYKQTIPQLFWYNAFIILSNGTKSRVSSLTAKWENFSEWKKINSEGEEGIISLDTIIRGTCERSRLLDVVENFILFSSAKGSLVKIVAKNHQYLGVNQAVGAVTKIKLNQRRLGVFWHTQGSGKSYSMVFFSQKVLRKLTGNWTFVILTDREDLDGQIYKTFAYAGAVTEPEKYVRAKSGEHLKKLLQGDHRYIFTMIQKFHTEKGTKYPQLSDRSDIIVIADEAHRSQYDTLALNLSNALPYAAFIGFTGTPLMAGEQQTKQTFGDYISIYNFRQSIEDGATVPLYYENRIPELQLSNEQLNEQMETIIESANLDEEQEKKLERQCAREYQLITRDDRLEKIAQDIVSHFMGRGYQGKAMVVSIDRFTAVKMYDKVQHQWQHYLQELKAQLAQGNLSEFELKQLSVRIRYMEETDMAVVISQFQNEVEEFQKKGLDITKHRKRLVSESPALDEKFKDEANPLRIVFVCAMWMTGFDVPNCSTIYLDKPMTNHTLMQTIARANRVFPNKVNGLIVDYMGVFKDLRKALRIYGSASGGGITDGDIPVKPKAALVEQLRQAIAETIAFCTARGIHFSQLESATGFTRTKFWADAVEAIIINDQSKRTYLSLTGNVHKLYKAILPDPLANEFTAIQAQFERIKEQIYSEAPDIDISDVMPEVEKVLDESITAGEFVIQESHSQLVDLRQIDFEVLQAKFANSEYQRTETEKLKATVSQKLQTMVKLNKSRMNYLEKFQQMIGEYNAGSRNVEMFFNDLINFAQDLKAEDKRAISQNMSEEELAIFDLLTKPEITLTKQEEQNVKQVAKELLVTLKREKLVLEWRKRQQRKASVEVAIKDILDRLPANYSIELYELKCKEIYQHIYENYSGQGSTSNTIYL; via the coding sequence ATGTATCCTTCTCACCCAGACTCAGAAGAAGCTTTAGAAAATAGCACCATTGAATTATTTTCTCAACTGCAATGGGAGACTGCTAACTGCTACCATGAAACGTTTGGTATAAATAGTACTCTGGATAGGGAGACTAAAGATCAGGTAGTATTAGTTTCTAAATTACGCACTGCCCTAGAGAAATTAAATTCTGATTTACCCACAGAAGCAATCCAACTTGCTATAGAAGAATTAACCCGTGACAGAAGCACCCTCAGCTTGGTTAATGCCAACTATGAAATTTACCAACTCCTCAAAGATGGTGTGAAAGTCAGCTTCAAAAATGATGATGGTGAGGAGCAAGTAGAAACAGTCCAAGTAATTGACTGGAATATACCAGACAATAATGATTTCTTTCTAGCCTCCCAATTTTGGGTAACAGGAGAAATGTATACCAGAAGGGCTGATTTAGTTGGCTTTATCAATGGTTTACCTTTAGTCTTCATTGAACTTAAAGCCCATCACAAACGCTTGGAACTGGCATATAAAAAAAATCTCAGTGACTACAAACAAACCATTCCCCAATTATTCTGGTACAACGCTTTCATCATCCTGTCCAATGGCACTAAAAGCCGTGTCAGTAGCTTAACTGCTAAGTGGGAAAATTTTTCTGAATGGAAAAAAATCAATAGTGAAGGGGAAGAGGGAATCATTTCCCTGGATACAATTATCAGAGGTACTTGTGAGAGATCCCGTTTGCTAGATGTAGTAGAAAATTTTATTTTATTTTCCTCAGCTAAAGGTAGCCTAGTTAAAATTGTTGCCAAAAATCACCAATACTTAGGGGTGAACCAAGCAGTTGGGGCAGTTACTAAAATAAAACTCAACCAACGCAGATTAGGAGTATTCTGGCATACGCAAGGCTCAGGCAAAAGTTATTCAATGGTTTTCTTTTCCCAAAAAGTATTACGTAAACTAACTGGCAACTGGACATTTGTAATTCTCACTGACAGGGAAGACCTAGATGGCCAGATTTACAAAACCTTTGCCTATGCTGGTGCTGTGACAGAGCCTGAAAAATATGTCAGAGCTAAAAGTGGGGAACACTTAAAGAAATTGCTGCAAGGTGATCATCGCTACATCTTCACCATGATACAAAAATTCCATACAGAGAAGGGTACAAAATATCCCCAACTCTCTGACAGGTCAGACATTATTGTGATCGCTGATGAAGCACATCGTAGTCAATATGATACTTTAGCCCTGAATTTGAGTAATGCACTCCCCTATGCTGCATTTATTGGTTTTACTGGCACACCCCTAATGGCAGGAGAGCAGCAGACTAAGCAAACTTTTGGTGACTACATTAGTATTTATAATTTCAGGCAATCAATTGAGGATGGAGCAACAGTACCTCTGTACTATGAAAACCGTATTCCAGAACTGCAATTGAGCAATGAACAACTTAATGAGCAGATGGAGACAATTATTGAGTCAGCAAATCTGGATGAGGAGCAGGAGAAAAAATTAGAGAGGCAGTGCGCTAGAGAATATCAATTAATTACCAGAGATGACCGCTTAGAGAAAATAGCTCAGGATATTGTCAGTCATTTTATGGGTAGGGGCTACCAAGGTAAAGCAATGGTAGTCAGCATTGACCGCTTTACAGCAGTGAAAATGTATGACAAAGTGCAGCATCAGTGGCAGCATTACCTACAAGAACTGAAAGCCCAACTTGCCCAAGGCAACTTGAGTGAATTTGAACTTAAGCAGCTATCTGTCCGTATCAGATATATGGAAGAAACTGATATGGCAGTGGTGATTTCCCAATTCCAAAATGAGGTGGAAGAATTCCAGAAGAAGGGGCTAGACATTACTAAGCATCGCAAAAGGTTAGTCAGTGAATCCCCTGCACTGGATGAAAAATTCAAGGATGAAGCTAACCCACTACGCATAGTCTTTGTTTGTGCCATGTGGATGACTGGGTTTGATGTTCCCAATTGCTCCACTATTTATCTAGACAAACCCATGACCAACCATACCCTGATGCAGACTATTGCTAGAGCTAATAGGGTATTCCCCAATAAAGTGAATGGGTTGATTGTTGACTACATGGGTGTCTTCAAAGATTTGAGGAAAGCATTACGTATCTATGGTTCTGCTTCAGGTGGTGGAATCACAGATGGAGATATTCCAGTTAAGCCCAAGGCTGCTTTAGTGGAACAGTTAAGGCAGGCGATCGCAGAGACTATAGCTTTCTGTACAGCTAGGGGAATTCACTTCTCCCAGCTTGAGTCTGCAACAGGTTTTACTAGAACCAAGTTTTGGGCAGATGCAGTGGAAGCCATCATTATTAATGATCAGTCCAAACGGACATACCTATCTCTAACAGGTAATGTGCATAAACTGTACAAAGCCATTTTGCCAGACCCTTTGGCTAATGAATTTACTGCTATCCAAGCTCAGTTTGAGAGAATCAAAGAGCAAATCTACTCAGAAGCACCAGATATAGATATTTCTGATGTCATGCCAGAGGTAGAAAAAGTTTTAGATGAATCAATTACTGCTGGTGAGTTTGTGATTCAGGAATCCCATAGCCAACTAGTGGACTTAAGGCAGATAGATTTTGAAGTGTTGCAAGCTAAGTTTGCCAATAGTGAATACCAAAGGACAGAAACAGAGAAGCTAAAAGCTACAGTCAGCCAGAAACTCCAGACGATGGTGAAGTTGAATAAATCCCGCATGAATTACTTGGAAAAATTTCAACAGATGATTGGAGAATATAATGCTGGCTCTCGCAATGTGGAGATGTTTTTTAATGATCTGATAAATTTTGCTCAAGATTTAAAAGCTGAAGATAAGAGGGCAATCTCCCAAAATATGAGTGAAGAAGAACTGGCAATCTTTGACCTATTGACCAAACCAGAAATTACTTTAACTAAGCAAGAAGAACAGAATGTCAAGCAGGTTGCTAAGGAATTATTGGTAACTCTGAAGCGGGAAAAGTTAGTACTAGAATGGAGAAAAAGGCAGCAGAGGAAAGCATCAGTTGAAGTCGCTATTAAGGATATCTTGGATAGATTACCAGCGAATTATTCTATTGAACTGTATGAGCTAAAGTGCAAGGAGATTTATCAGCATATTTATGAGAATTATTCTGGTCAAGGTAGTACTTCAAATACTATATATTTGTAA